One window of the Terriglobia bacterium genome contains the following:
- a CDS encoding FMN-binding negative transcriptional regulator codes for MYIPEFNRLKDSATALAFMQANPFAIVVSAADGSPFATHIPVLADDAADKIRLRGHVARNNPHWKLLEQERETLVIFHGPHAYISPSLYGSRESVPTWNYAAVHAYGRARIFEEPEPLTEVLLETFAVFDRAYFDQWRGLNENYRAKMLSNIVGFEIAVERLEAKFKLSQNRPKADQMRVIQSLESSSDSAISGVARLMRDQGLGK; via the coding sequence TTGTACATACCTGAATTTAACCGTCTCAAAGATTCTGCAACGGCCCTTGCCTTTATGCAGGCGAATCCTTTTGCGATTGTGGTTTCCGCAGCGGATGGCTCGCCTTTCGCAACGCACATCCCGGTGCTTGCCGACGACGCGGCAGACAAAATCCGCCTGCGCGGCCACGTGGCCCGGAACAATCCGCACTGGAAATTGCTTGAACAGGAGCGGGAGACGCTCGTCATCTTCCACGGCCCGCACGCCTACATCTCTCCCAGCCTGTATGGCTCGCGCGAAAGCGTCCCCACCTGGAACTATGCCGCCGTTCACGCCTATGGCCGGGCTCGCATCTTTGAGGAACCTGAACCGCTGACAGAAGTCCTGCTCGAAACATTTGCAGTCTTCGACCGGGCATACTTCGACCAGTGGCGCGGCCTGAATGAAAATTATCGAGCCAAGATGCTCAGTAACATTGTGGGTTTCGAAATTGCCGTCGAGCGCCTGGAGGCAAAATTCAAGCTGAGCCAGAACCGCCCCAAAGCCGACCAGATGCGCGTGATCCAGTCGCTTGAATCGAGTTCCGACTCCGCTATATCCGGAGTCGCCAGACTGATGAGAGACCAGGGCCTGGGCAAGTAG